From the genome of Mycoplasma anserisalpingitidis, one region includes:
- the tpiA gene encoding triose-phosphate isomerase, whose protein sequence is MKNTIIIGNWKMNKTYSESVKYVEDFEKLYKQNSNKIIPNLTFGVAVPFTSLAVSKLNKVNELNFGAQDMSLHEKGAYTSEVSSDMIVDLGAKYVILGHSEVRSYHCETDEIVNQKAKLAIAKGLTPIVCVGETLEEYESGRTKEVVAQQLALSLKDLDLSKIVLAYEPIWAIGTGKVATPEIAEDVCKFIKEKTSKDLIVQYGGSVSPKNIKELHDQPSIDGFLVGGASLEPESFLALLTLGK, encoded by the coding sequence ATGAAAAATACAATTATTATTGGAAACTGAAAAATGAATAAAACATATTCTGAATCAGTTAAATATGTTGAAGATTTTGAAAAATTATATAAACAAAACTCAAACAAAATTATCCCTAACTTGACTTTCGGAGTTGCTGTTCCTTTTACAAGCTTAGCTGTATCAAAATTAAATAAAGTGAATGAATTAAATTTTGGAGCTCAAGATATGTCATTACATGAAAAAGGCGCTTACACAAGTGAAGTATCTTCAGATATGATTGTTGATCTTGGTGCAAAATATGTAATTTTAGGACACTCAGAAGTTAGAAGTTATCACTGCGAAACAGATGAAATTGTAAACCAAAAAGCTAAATTGGCTATTGCAAAAGGATTGACACCTATTGTTTGTGTTGGTGAAACTCTTGAAGAATATGAATCTGGTAGAACTAAAGAAGTGGTTGCACAACAACTTGCTCTTTCACTTAAAGATTTAGATTTAAGTAAAATTGTTTTAGCATATGAACCTATTTGAGCTATAGGAACAGGAAAAGTCGCTACACCTGAAATTGCTGAAGATGTATGTAAATTCATTAAAGAAAAAACTTCTAAGGATTTAATTGTTCAATATGGTGGTAGTGTATCTCCTAAAAACATTAAAGAATTACACGATCAACCAAGTATTGATGGATTCTTAGTTGGTGGTGCTTCTTTAGAACCAGAAAGTTTCTTAGCTTTATTAACATTAGGAAAATAA
- the recU gene encoding Holliday junction resolvase RecU has translation MILHKNRGMFLETVLNLTCNFYIKNNLAHIEKKHVELKNASNKNIAKSKSTVDYWGCLKGTFIAFEAKSTHGTRIEKSNFKLHQLEFLLKIKKFGGISFYVLYFFTENKFLIVEPETIENFMIEDISITYLNIKKYSKEVELTFPGILDFIPIIS, from the coding sequence ATGATATTACATAAAAATAGAGGTATGTTTTTAGAAACTGTTTTGAATTTAACATGCAATTTTTATATAAAAAATAATTTAGCACATATTGAAAAGAAGCATGTTGAATTAAAAAATGCAAGTAATAAAAATATTGCAAAGAGTAAATCCACAGTTGATTACTGGGGATGTTTAAAAGGAACTTTTATAGCTTTTGAAGCAAAAAGCACTCATGGAACTCGGATAGAGAAGTCGAATTTTAAGTTACATCAACTTGAATTTTTACTAAAAATAAAGAAATTTGGTGGTATTTCATTTTATGTTCTATATTTTTTTACGGAAAATAAATTTTTGATTGTAGAACCAGAGACAATTGAGAATTTTATGATTGAAGATATTTCAATAACTTATTTGAATATAAAAAAATATTCCAAAGAAGTTGAATTAACTTTCCCAGGAATATTAGATTTTATACCAATAATTAGTTAA
- a CDS encoding HU family DNA-binding protein — protein MYLFFSTKRKKFCKIIMKRGLMTKKEFISKIAERCDVPVKEVDKFFDAFVFVLKEELIAEERVQLSDLGTFTTQIKRGRTTTNPFSPTKEVITVPEKRVVKYKPSKYLRELVDF, from the coding sequence ATTTACCTATTTTTTAGTACAAAAAGGAAAAAATTTTGTAAAATAATAATGAAAAGGGGACTTATGACAAAAAAAGAATTTATTAGCAAAATCGCCGAAAGATGCGACGTTCCTGTAAAAGAAGTAGATAAATTTTTCGATGCATTCGTTTTTGTTCTTAAAGAAGAATTAATTGCTGAAGAAAGAGTTCAACTTTCAGATTTAGGAACATTTACAACACAAATTAAACGTGGACGTACAACAACAAATCCATTTAGTCCTACTAAAGAAGTTATTACTGTACCTGAAAAACGTGTTGTAAAATACAAACCATCTAAATATTTACGTGAATTAGTAGACTTTTAA